The following proteins come from a genomic window of Lycium ferocissimum isolate CSIRO_LF1 chromosome 4, AGI_CSIRO_Lferr_CH_V1, whole genome shotgun sequence:
- the LOC132051744 gene encoding pentatricopeptide repeat-containing protein At3g13150-like, with translation MKHVAEMASSSPSLYRRLHDVFTKTPKPHFQTAKDINLKEIQSLVHKFKQSSNNPKFRQHFTNYESFIRQLIRTHQFSAIENVIQHQKIYPDIKNERFVVRFIWLYGKAGMFDHAQKLFDEMPHLKCERTVMSFNALLAAAVNSNKYDNITEIFKELPGKLAIEPDIFSYNTMIKAFCNMGSLDSLVPIMDKMKKSGVDPCVITFNTLLDGFYKNNRFSEAENIWTWMENTEVIPNVRSYNSRLRGLVENNHVLEAEKLFEEMKKKGVKPDTHSHNAMITAYAKDGNLELAKSWYAKLGESGCLPDHVTFSLLIPLARDKDDPDFAYELCKKCIDLRRNVYTFTMQRVIDMLVTKSMIKEAKELVELGRNCSFRYRLEIPNDLSFSLNCNL, from the coding sequence atgaaacatgTAGCAGAAATGGCTTCTTCTTCTCCGTCTCTGTACCGCCGTCTCCATGATGTTTTCACCAAGACCCCCAAACCCCATTTCCAGACTGCCAAAGACATTAATCTTAAAGAAATTCAATCCCTTGTTCATAAATTCAAGCAGTCCTCAAACAATCCCAAATTCCGCCAAcattttacaaattatgaatctTTCATACGCCAACTCATCCGAACTCATCAGTTCTCTGCTATTGAAAATGTCATCCAACACCAAAAAATTTACCCAGATATAAAAAATGAGCGTTTCGTTGTACGGTTCATTTGGTTGTATGGAAAAGCTGGTATGTTCGACCATGCCCAGAAACTGTTCGACGAAATGCCTCACTTAAAATGTGAGCGTACAGTCATGTCGTTCAATGCTCTATTGGCAGCTGCTGTTAATTCGAATAAATATGATAATATTACTGAGATTTTCAAAGAATTACCTGGGAAATTGGCTATTGAGCCTGATATTTTTTCGTATAATACGATGATTAAGGCGTTCTGCAATATGGGTTCATTGGATTCGTTAGTTCCGATAATGGATAAGATGAAGAAAAGTGGAGTTGACCCTTGTGTTATTACTTTCAATACGCTTTTAGATGGGTTTTACAAGAATAATAGGTTTTCTGAAGCTGAAAATATATGGACTTGGATGGAAAACACGGAAGTGATTCCGAATGTTAGGAGTTATAATTCGCGATTACGCGGTTTGGTTGAGAATAATCATGTCTTAGAAGCTGAGAAACTGTTTgaggagatgaagaaaaagggaGTAAAGCCTGATACTCATAGTCATAACGCAATGATTACAGCTTATGCAAAAGATGGAAATTTGGAATTGGCTAAAAGTTGGTACGCAAAGTTGGGGGAAAGTGGTTGTCTTCCTGATCATGTGACGTTTAGTTTACTTATTCCTCTGGCCCGTGATAAAGATGATCCTGATTTTGCTTATGAATTGTGCAAGAAGTGTATTGATTTGAGACGAAATGTTTATACTTTTACAATGCAGCGGGTTATCGATATGTTGGTTACAAAATCCATGATCAAAGAAGCGAAAGAGCTTGTGGAGTTAGGAAGGAATTGTTCTTTCCGTTATAGGCTGGAAATACCAAATGATCTATCATTCTCTCTTAACTGTAATCTGTGA
- the LOC132054438 gene encoding 3'-5' exonuclease-like: MNISIVDYHVQDNRYNLYDVYYYNDKIQTMVTSDPNMVTQWITDVESAYGPFLNVGLDIEWRTSFSIHQNPAATLQLCIGCRCLIFQLLYCMYIPRSLVTFLNNNAFYGVGIQGDVDKLWGDHGVMVGNVVDLRGWAFDTYGMRELRNEGLKGLCSFLLGKELEKPKRISLSRWDNEWLGMEQVRYACLDAFVSYEIGRHLGTD, from the coding sequence ATGAATATCAGCATTGTAGACTACCATGTGCAAGACAATCGCTACAACCTCTATGATGTTTACTACTACAACGACAAAATCCAAACAATGGTTACTTCTGACCCAAACATGGTCACTCAGTGGATAACAGATGTCGAGTCTGCCTATGGACCTTTTCTCAACGTTGGACTTGACATCGAGTGGCGAACTAGTTTCAGCATCCATCAAAACCCAGCCGCGACTCTACAGCTATGCATTGGTTGTCGTTGCCTCATATTCCAACTACTCTACTGCATGTACATTCCACGTTCCCTCGTTACTTTTCTCAATAACAATGCCTTTTATGGGGTTGGGATACAGGGTGATGTGGACAAGTTGTGGGGAGATCACGGGGTTATGGTAGGCAATGTGGTGGATTTAAGAGGTTGGGCTTTTGATACATATGGAATGAGGGAGTTGAGGAATGAAGGGTTGAAGGGTCTGTGCAGTTTTCTTTTGGGAAAAGAGCTTGAGAAGCCTAAGAGGATTAGTTTGAGTAGGTGGGATAATGAATGGCTGGGCATGGAACAAGTGCGATATGCTTGTCTTGATGCTTTTGTTTCCTATGAGATTGGAAGGCATTTGGGCACTGATTAA
- the LOC132051745 gene encoding pentatricopeptide repeat-containing protein At3g13150-like yields the protein MASRRLHDVFTKTAAKSQVLTAIGGAKSKESKYQYQIHKFKQSSNKPKFRRNFTNYELFIHKLIRTKQFSAIEDVIQHQKIYPEIKNERFVVRFISLYGKAGMFEHAQKLFDEMPQLNCERTVMSFNALLAACVNSKKYDKVNEIFKELPGKLGIEPDVFSYNTMIKALCDMGSLDSIVSIMNEMGKNGIDPDVITFNTLLDGFYKNNRFSEAEKIWTRMEKMKVIPNVRSYNSRLRGLAENNQVVEAEKLFEEMKKRGVNPDTHSHNAMITGCAKDGNLELAKSWYAKLWENGCLPDLATFSLLIPLAWDKDDPDFAYDLCKKCIDLRRNVYTITIQRVVDMLVVRSMIKEAKELVELGKNCSFRYRLSVPITVICDA from the coding sequence atgGCTAGCCGCCGTCTCCATGATGTTTTCACCAAGACCGCCGCCAAATCTCAAGTCCTTACTGCCATCGGCGGCGCCAAATCCAAAGAAAGCAAATATCAGTaccaaattcataaattcaagcaaTCCTCAAACAAACCCAAATTTCGCCGCaactttacaaattatgaattattCATACACAAACTCATCCGAACAAAACAGTTCTCAGCTATTGAAGATGTCATCCAACACCAAAAAATTTACCCAGAAATTAAAAACGAGCGTTTCGTTGTACGATTCATTTCATTATATGGAAAAGCTGGTATGTTCGAGCATGCCCAGAAACTGTTCGATGAAATGCCTCAATTAAACTGTGAACGTACAGTCATGTCATTCAATGCTCTATTGGCAGCTTGTGTTAATTCGAAGAAATATGATAAGGTTAATGAGATTTTCAAGGAATTACCTGGGAAATTAGGTATCGAGCCTGATGTTTTTTCATATAATACGATGATTAAGGCGTTATGCGACATGGGTTCATTGGATTCTATTGTTTCGATAATGAATGAGATGGGAAAAAATGGAATTGACCCTGATGTTATTACTTTCAATACGCTTTTAGATGGGTTTTACAAGAATAATAGGTTTTCTGAAGCTGAAAAAATATGGACTCGGATGGAAAAGATGAAAGTGATTCCGAATGTTAGGAGTTATAATTCGCGACTACGCGGATTGGCAGAGAATAATCAGGTTGTAGAAGCTGAGAAATTGTTTGAGGAGATGAAGAAAAGGGGAGTAAATCCTGATACTCATAGTCATAACGCGATGATTACAGGTTGTGCTAAAGATGGGAATTTGGAATTGGCTAAAAGTTGGTACGCGAAATTGTGGGAAAATGGTTGTCTTCCTGATCTTGCGACGTTCAGTTTACTTATTCCTCTGGCCTGGGATAAAGATGATCCTGATTTTGCTTATGACTTGTGCAAGAAGTGTATTGATTTGAGACGAAATGTTTATACTATTACAATACAACGGGTTGTTGATATGTTGGTTGTACGATCCATGATCAAAGAAGCGAAAGAGCTTGTGGAGTTAGGAAAGAATTGTTCTTTTCGTTATAGGCTGTCAGTGCCAATAACTGTAATCTGCGATGCCTAA
- the LOC132054439 gene encoding protein C2-DOMAIN ABA-RELATED 7-like yields the protein MNTLGVLKIRVRRGINLAVRDSFCSDPYVVITMGGQKVKTRVIKENVNPVWNQELSLALYDPTLPITLTVYDKDTFTADDKMGDAKIDIKPYLDAINMGLEGLPDGVKVDRVQPNRENCLSDESCILWENGKMTQTMLLRLQHVECGEVEIQIELINASNRRGGLYI from the exons atgaataCATTGggtgttttgaaaataagagttCGCAGAGGGATTAATCTTGCTGTTAGGGATTCTTTTTGTAGTGATCCTTATGTTGTCATCACCATGGGTGGCCAG AAAGTGAAGACTCGAGTTATTAAAGAGAACGTCAATCCAGTGTGGAATCAGGAATTGAGCCTTGCACTCTACGATCCCACCCTTCCTATTACTTTA ACAGTGTATGACAAAGATACATTCACTGCAGATGACAAAATGGGAGATGCAAAAATAGACATAAAACCATATCTTGATGCTATAAATATGGGATTGGAAGGTCTACCAGATGGTGTGAAGGTGGACAGGGTTCAACCAAACAGGGAAAATTGTCTGTCTGATGAAAGTTGCATATTATGGGAAAATGGCAAAATGACTCAAACCATGCTTCTTAGATTGCAACATGTAGAATGTGGTGAAGTAGAGATTCAAATCGAATTGATTAATGCTTCAAATCGTAGAGGTGGTCTCTATATCTAA